The sequence TACTATGCTCCCGCAGCTTCGTTAACAGAAATGGCTGAAGCGATTCTTAAAGATCAGCGACGCGTCCTTCCGGCTATTGCTTACTTAGAAGGTGAGTACGGCTATAAGGACATCTACCTTGGTGTTCCAACTATCTTAGGTGGAAATGGAATCGAGCAAGTAATTGAACTTGATTTAACAGAAGATGAAAAAGCTCAATTAGATAAATCAGTAGAATCTGTCAAACATGTAATGAATGTAGTAGAATAAATATAAACATAGAGAAACTCGGTGAAATGCCGAGTTTTTCTATCACCATATAAGAAAACGCTTTCAAATGGAGGTGGCATGTTGTTAGGGAAAAAACGAAAGTTAGGTAAAAAGCTAAAAGATATACAGATTGGAGAAACATTTTCCACAAGTGCTAAAATAGAAGATAAAGATTTACTACTATTTCTTGGCCTAACGGATGATGCAAATCCTTTGTACATCCAACATGATTATGCTTCACAAACTCCTTTCAAGCGACCAATTGTACCTACTGTGATGCTTAATGGTATTGTAACATCTGCTATTTCGATGCACCTTCCCGGTCCGGGATGTCACATTGTTGAGGAGCATTTGTACTATCCGAATCCAGTCCATCATTATGCAGAGTTACAAGTATCATTGGAGGTAACGGAAATGGATTGGGAAAAGCATCTCGTAACTGTAAAGGCAATAGCTTTAGATGAAGAAGGAAATGAAGTTGTAAACGGTACACTGAATGTATGTCCAGCCTATGAGCCAGAATCTATGAATGCCAAATCGTTAGAGAATTTTTACTAGAACAGGTACATTAGTATAAACTATAAGATAAAGATGCCTAATTTGGATAAGTAGTTCAATTTTATTTCGTACAGTAACACGAGTTGTACAAATATATTGAACTATTTTTTTATTGTATAGAGAAATTATAAAATTCAATGCTTGTGTATAACTAAAAAAGTGATGTAGCCACGTCCACCTCCAGCGCCCAGCGATTAGTATGCTTCCCTCGCCTCCGTACGATAAGTTAACATCGAATCACGCATGTTTTTCGTGTTTCTTTTACCTCCTACGGAAAGAAGCTCGATTAAAATCGCTACATCACGTAGCAACATCGAACCAACCTACGTCGTGTAGGCCGCAGTACATACGTTGCTAAACGGGCGCATGCGCTTTTGTTCTATTAATTCACCTCTTTGTAAAGCGAGATAATTTACAAATTAGAACCAACAGATTATTAAATAGAGTATAGTCTTTATTGTTTAGCAAAATCTAGTTACAGAAACTTTGTGTATAATCATAAGAATTTAGTACAATGGGCGATAATGTGTATATAGAGAAAGTTTGGAGAAATCAACGATTATTATTAATCTTTCGAAAATTCTATGTTAATTTTTTGTAAACATACTATGCTTTAAACAGATAGTGCTTTTGAAATTATATACTTCATTGTATGATTAGGGTAGAAACTTGAAACTGAGGTGTTATGTAAGATGGCTCAACATATATTAATCGTGGATGATGAAGAATCCATTGTCACATTATTAAAATACAATATTGAACAAGCTGGCTTTACAACGGAAGTAGCTTATACGGGTAAAGAAGCATTGGAAAAAGCTAATGAACAAACATTTGATCTTATTGTCCTGGACGTCATGCTACCAGAAATGGATGGAATGGAAGTTTGTAAGCAAATGCGACAAAAGCAAGTTCAAACTCCTATTCTTATGTTAACAGCAAAAGATGATGAGTTTGATAAAGTATTAGGACTAGAATTGGGTGCAGATGATTATTTAACAAAACCATTTAGTCCACGAGAAGTGGTGGCAAGAATTAAGGCCATCTTACGTCGAGTCACGTATCATTCAAATAGCACAGAAGAAGAACGGGAATGCTTCAAAATTGCAGATTTGATGGTGTATCCAGAACAATATGAAGCAACTGTAAAAGGGGAAGGGTTGATTCTTACACCTAAGGAGTTTGAATTACTTCTCTATTTAACAAGAAACAAAGGACGCGTATTATCCAGAGATCAACTTTTGAGCGCTGTCTGGAACTATGACTTCGTAGGAGATACTCGTATTGTTGATGTTCATATTAGTCACTTGAGAGAAAAAATAGAACCTGATACGAAGAAGCCTGTATATATAAAAACCATACGTGGATTAGGCTATAAGATGGAGGATCCTTCTAAAGATGCGTAATTATGATTCACGTCCTTTTTTAAGTTATTCCATACTAGCTATTCTTTTGATGCTTAGCTTAGGGCTTGTGCTAGCACAATTAACCAAAAATTTTGTTACAGATATAGTAGAGGAACGAGTGAAAAATGATGCTCATTATTTGGTAGAATATATTGATTCTGCCTCAGAAGTATCACAATTAGTGGATCTAAGCAATCAGTTAGATATAGGAATAGTTTATAAAGAGAGTAATGAAAAGGAATTGGATACAACTGATCAAATCCTTAACCCTACGAATGATGAAAAATCCAGCATTCAAGAATTTATAACAAATTATGATAGTGATGGAGAACCTCTAAATAAAGGTCAAATCCATGGTAATCTATTCTACTATCCTTTCCAAACCAATGAACTTGAGGGAACTTTAATCATGGTAATTAAAGTTACTTCTCTAACAAATATCACAAAGAATATATGGCTAATAATTGGTATAACTGTGCTTATAGGAATTTTAGTGATGGCGACATTAGGTAGAAGTATTTTCGAGAAGTATATTAAACCTATTCGTTCTGCAGCACGTGTAGCTGATGAATTAGCACAAGGGAATTATCGAGCTCGTACTTATGAAGGCAACTATGGAGAAGCTGCACAATTAACGACTTCAATCAATGTTCTTGCTCGGAATCTTCAAGAGATGACCATGATGCAGGAAATGCAGAAGGACCGTCTTGAAGCAGTAATCAATAACATGGGAAATGGGTTAGTGCTAATAGACGAAAAAGGGTATGTTCACCTTGTGAATAAGGCATTTCTTGAAAGCTTTGGTGGAAGTGGTACAGATTACTTAGGTCACTTGTATTACCATGCTATTGAAGAAGAGGAAATTCATAAAGCAGTGAAGGAAGTGTTTATGACAGAAGAAAGAGTACGGTACTCCTTTATTCGTTCCTTACAAATCGAACGAAGATTTCTAGAAGTCTTGGGTGCTCCAATAATAAATGAATCCAATGTTTGGAAAGGTGTTGTATTGGTATTCCATGACATCACAGAGTTGAAAAACCTAGAACAAATGCGTAAAGACTTTGTGGCGAATGTATCTCATGAATTAAAAACGCCTATTACTTCCATTCGTGGTTTTTCTGAAACCTTATTAGATGGAGCTATGCAAGATGATGCACTTCGTGAACAATTTATTAATATTATTTTAAAAGAAAGCCAGCGACTGCAGTCATTGATTCATGACTTACTAGAGCTTTCAAAATTAGAGAAAGAAGAATTTCAACTTAATATAGAAAATGTGTATGTAAAGGGAATGATCCAAGACATTGTTCCGATTGTGGAACACCAGGCTGATGAAAAAGAAGTACATTTGGAACAGCATTTAACAGATGATGTCATGATAGAAGGAGATTCGGCAAGATTAAAGCAAGTTGTGATTAATCTCCTTACTAATGCTATTAATTACACACCAAAACAAGGCGCGGTATCAGTAGCATTAACAACACATGATACAGAAGTGGAAATAACAGTTACAGACAGTGGTGTGGGGATACCAGAAGAAGATATTCCTCGTATATTTGAACGTTTTTATAGAGTGGATAAAGCCAGAAGTCGTAATTCTGGTGGTACCGGTCTTGGGTTAGCTATTGTAAAACATATTGTGGAAGCTCATCATGGGCATATAAAAGTACAAAGTGTTAACCAAGAAGGAACAACATTCCGTATTTTCCTACCTGAAAAATTTACAAAAAATTAATAACTCCTTAATCCTTTATTTAAACTCTATTGATAAAGTAACAATTGAAACCCTTTCATCCAAGGTGTTTTCTTTTTTTGGACGGAAGCCCATCCCGCTTCCGTCTTTTTTATGGTTTTTTTTAAGTAAAGATAATATAACATTAGTACTTACATTTCTAGCTTCAGCGCTTACCCGCTCGAGGTCATAAGTAAATTCTATTCCTGAGTAAGGTATCTAGCGATGTTATTTATGTACATTATAAAATTTTAAGCTTATTAATTAAGCTTATTCTTTTTGGATAAGCTTTTTTGTAGGTGTAGGTGGATAATAATAAAAAATAAAATGTGAAACAAAAGATGTATTATATTCGTAAATAGATTGTAATGATATTGAAACATAAGGGGAGAGAACCTATGACATTAAGGCAAATCTATACTTGGATTGCGATTTCAATTGGTATCGTGGTACTCGCTATAGTGGGGACGACAAGTTGGTACACCGTAGATGAATCTGAACAAGCCGTCATTCTTACATTCGGTGAAGCGGAGGAAAGTATAACGAATCCTGGTTTACACTTTAAAATGCCATGGCCTATACAAGAAAAACAAAAACTTTCCAAAGAGACGTTCAGTTTAAATTTTGGATACAATCAGGGTCAGGAGGATAAAGGGAAAGCAAATCAAGTTCAAATGATTACAGGGGATGAAAATATTGTCTTAGCTGACCTAGTAGTACAATGGAAAATTACTGAACCTGCTCAATACTTATATCAATCTGCTCAACCAGAATTAGTATTAAACAACGCTACTTCTGCTTCATTGCGTCAGATTATTGGTACATCCAAGATTGATGATGCTCTTACATCAGGTAAAGCAGAAATTGAAAATGAAGTGAGAGAGCTACTCGTATCACTTGTAGAAGATTACAATATCGGTATTTCTGTTATTGATGTAAAACTTCAAGAAGTTGATTTACCAAATTCTGAAGTGAGAACAGCTTTTACGAAGGTAACAGATGCAAGAGAAACAATGAACACAAAAATAAATGAAGCCAAAAAGTACAAAAATGAAAAATATGAAGAAGCGTTAGGGGAAAAAGATGCAATCATTTCGCGTGCTGAAGGGGCTAAAGTAGCCAGGATAGAAGAAGCGAAAGGTGATGTAGCTCAATTTGATGCTTTATATACTGAGTATGAAAACTCCCCAACTGTTACAGAAAATCGTCTTGTTATTGAGACGCTTGAGGATGTGTTGCCTCAAGCTAATGTGTATATCATGAACGATGAAAGCAATACAGTTAAATACTTACCAATTGGAAATAGCCAAGTTCAATCAATGCCTCAACAACAAACACAAAAGCAAGAACAGGAAGGGGGTTCTAATAATGAGTGATGAAAATGTAGTAAACGTGGGAAACGGTTCAACAAATGGAAACTATCGAAAGTATATTAAAGCAGGGGTTTCT is a genomic window of Pontibacillus yanchengensis containing:
- a CDS encoding MaoC/PaaZ C-terminal domain-containing protein — protein: MKCRVFLSPYKKTLSNGGGMLLGKKRKLGKKLKDIQIGETFSTSAKIEDKDLLLFLGLTDDANPLYIQHDYASQTPFKRPIVPTVMLNGIVTSAISMHLPGPGCHIVEEHLYYPNPVHHYAELQVSLEVTEMDWEKHLVTVKAIALDEEGNEVVNGTLNVCPAYEPESMNAKSLENFY
- the pnpS gene encoding two-component system histidine kinase PnpS, with amino-acid sequence MRNYDSRPFLSYSILAILLMLSLGLVLAQLTKNFVTDIVEERVKNDAHYLVEYIDSASEVSQLVDLSNQLDIGIVYKESNEKELDTTDQILNPTNDEKSSIQEFITNYDSDGEPLNKGQIHGNLFYYPFQTNELEGTLIMVIKVTSLTNITKNIWLIIGITVLIGILVMATLGRSIFEKYIKPIRSAARVADELAQGNYRARTYEGNYGEAAQLTTSINVLARNLQEMTMMQEMQKDRLEAVINNMGNGLVLIDEKGYVHLVNKAFLESFGGSGTDYLGHLYYHAIEEEEIHKAVKEVFMTEERVRYSFIRSLQIERRFLEVLGAPIINESNVWKGVVLVFHDITELKNLEQMRKDFVANVSHELKTPITSIRGFSETLLDGAMQDDALREQFINIILKESQRLQSLIHDLLELSKLEKEEFQLNIENVYVKGMIQDIVPIVEHQADEKEVHLEQHLTDDVMIEGDSARLKQVVINLLTNAINYTPKQGAVSVALTTHDTEVEITVTDSGVGIPEEDIPRIFERFYRVDKARSRNSGGTGLGLAIVKHIVEAHHGHIKVQSVNQEGTTFRIFLPEKFTKN
- a CDS encoding response regulator transcription factor is translated as MAQHILIVDDEESIVTLLKYNIEQAGFTTEVAYTGKEALEKANEQTFDLIVLDVMLPEMDGMEVCKQMRQKQVQTPILMLTAKDDEFDKVLGLELGADDYLTKPFSPREVVARIKAILRRVTYHSNSTEEERECFKIADLMVYPEQYEATVKGEGLILTPKEFELLLYLTRNKGRVLSRDQLLSAVWNYDFVGDTRIVDVHISHLREKIEPDTKKPVYIKTIRGLGYKMEDPSKDA
- the hflK gene encoding FtsH protease activity modulator HflK → MTLRQIYTWIAISIGIVVLAIVGTTSWYTVDESEQAVILTFGEAEESITNPGLHFKMPWPIQEKQKLSKETFSLNFGYNQGQEDKGKANQVQMITGDENIVLADLVVQWKITEPAQYLYQSAQPELVLNNATSASLRQIIGTSKIDDALTSGKAEIENEVRELLVSLVEDYNIGISVIDVKLQEVDLPNSEVRTAFTKVTDARETMNTKINEAKKYKNEKYEEALGEKDAIISRAEGAKVARIEEAKGDVAQFDALYTEYENSPTVTENRLVIETLEDVLPQANVYIMNDESNTVKYLPIGNSQVQSMPQQQTQKQEQEGGSNNE